The Porites lutea chromosome 4, jaPorLute2.1, whole genome shotgun sequence genome contains a region encoding:
- the LOC140934857 gene encoding uncharacterized protein: MAGNSRFLWISSTLWLLYICFAASNATQRHKGPADEEKSIIVKKMIAPGYYSQECNAHKRCKDPVKYCHMFLCVDCLKENVACTQNGQCCPGSECIYGRCKTGAAAGQAGAFCDRQSDCKDPDLCCVREAAINPAISICKPALDEHQTCGPYNQYRTLYIGGTVQPACGPCKQGLTCKQVGIFGVHQVCLPESTPSVGKK; the protein is encoded by the exons ATGGCTGGAAATTCTAGATTTCTGtggatttcttcaactttgtgGCTGCTTTATATTTGTTTCGCCGCGTCAAATGCTACTCAGCGACACAAAGGGCCGGCCGATGAGGAAAAGAGTATCATAGTTAAAAAG ATGATAGCACCAGGCTATTATTCTCAAGAATGTAATGCACATAAGCGATGCAAAGATCCTGTTAAATATTGCCACATGTTTTTGTGCGTAgactgtttaaaagaaaacgtagCCTGCACTCAGAATGGTCAGTGTTGTCCTGGATCAGAGTGTATCTATGGCCGCTGTAAGACTGGGGCTGCCGCTGGACAAGCAG GAGCGTTTTGTGACAGACAAAGTGACTGTAAAGACCCAGATCTTTGTTGTGTTCGCGAGGCTGCCATTAACCCCGCCATTTCGATTTGTAAGCCCGCCTTAGATGAACATCAAACGTGTGGACCGTATAATCAGTACCGTACGCTCTACATTGGTGGTACTGTGCAACCAGCCTGTGGTCCATGCAAGCAAGGATTAACGTGCAAACAAGTCGG GATATTTGGCGTCCACCAAGTTTGTCTTCCAGAATCAACCCCTTCCGTAGGAAAGAAGTAA
- the LOC140934845 gene encoding dickkopf-related protein 3-like, with product MNFQSNWWLLIGTVLSQVWLLSALPKKKTSLKQRWRQESRPADSERVKKGLLPFPQLDSDEMPSVADSGAQRAQPRMLAPGYYSQECNAHKRCDQGKYCHMFLCVHCLKENVACTQNGQCCKGQCTYGRCKKDAAPGAPGTFCDRHDDCKDPPGTCCVREPAINPHISVCKPPLEENMVCGPINYFKNVYIGAQVQQACGPCKAGLVCKQVGIFGVHEICVKEDDKK from the exons ATGAACTTTCAATCAAATTGGTGGCTTCTAATAGGCACCGTATTGAGTCAAGTTTGGTTGCTCTCTGCACTTCCCAAGAAAAAAACCTCCTTAAAGCAACGATGGAGACAGGAATCGAGGCCAGCCGACAGTGAAAGAGTTAAAAAG GGCCTGCTGCCATTTCCACAGCTGGATTCCGATGAAATGCCATCAGTTGCTGACAGTGGAGCACAGAGAGCCCAACCGCGCATGCTTGCCCCAGGATATTATTCTCAAGAATGTAATGCTCACAAACGTTGTGACCAGG gaaaatattGCCACATGTTTCTATGCGTTCATTGTCTAAAGGAAAATGTTGCGTGCACACAAAATGGCCAGTGTTGTAAAGGACAGTGTACTTACGGTCGATGTAAGAAAGACGCAGCCCCAGGGGCACCTGGGACATTTTGTGACCGACACGATGATTGTAAAGATCCACCAGGAACATGCTGTGTGAG AGAACCAGCTATTAACCCTCATATTTCGGTTTGCAAACCTCCTTTGGAGGAAAACATGGTATGTGGCCCAATCAATTACTTTAAAAACGTCTACATCGGAGCTCAAGTCCAACAAGCGTGTGGGCCATGCAAGGCGGGACTGGTTTGTAAACAAGTTGG AATATTTGGTGTACATGAGATTTGTGTAAAGGAAGATGACAAGAAATGA